A single window of Desulfonatronovibrio hydrogenovorans DSM 9292 DNA harbors:
- a CDS encoding tyrosine-type recombinase/integrase gives MAVTEYQTKKGRRYLAVLWMDGRRIARQGGFLTKKEAREWESTEERKILSGLKTDTAYSVIAEQYLNDCLRYKKRNTYVYKRSVLRKLTTYLNDPHITMGDIDRQLVKSFLAHSAETVTSKAANKYRIEISALFSWAQKEQLYNGPNPAAGIEPFPVERTLRYIPPPADIAAVLSMAGGWQADLIQLLIHTAARVSEITSLTWDDIDLRTGIITLWTSKRRGGNREPRRQAMTETARAVLQKRFDDPNRHSEHVFYNPRTGGKLERHARELKNMFKDLCKAAQVRHFTAHSLRHYMASALQNQKYDLRSIQILLGHQNLKTTQIYLHELAVDQAVAGQVESISEQISNSIANKIANSPNLRQ, from the coding sequence ATGGCGGTTACAGAGTATCAGACCAAGAAGGGCAGGAGATACCTGGCGGTCCTGTGGATGGACGGCAGGCGTATCGCTCGTCAGGGAGGCTTTCTGACCAAGAAAGAAGCCCGCGAGTGGGAAAGCACCGAAGAAAGGAAAATCTTGTCTGGTTTGAAGACAGACACGGCCTATTCAGTCATAGCCGAACAATACCTGAATGACTGCCTGCGTTACAAAAAGCGCAACACCTACGTGTACAAGCGGTCAGTGCTCCGGAAGCTGACCACCTATCTCAACGATCCCCACATCACTATGGGCGATATTGACCGCCAATTGGTCAAGAGTTTTCTGGCCCACTCAGCCGAGACGGTTACTTCCAAGGCAGCCAACAAATACCGGATAGAGATCAGTGCGTTATTTTCCTGGGCGCAAAAAGAACAGCTGTATAACGGACCTAATCCCGCAGCAGGCATTGAGCCATTTCCAGTGGAAAGGACACTACGCTATATTCCGCCGCCTGCAGACATTGCTGCGGTCCTGTCCATGGCTGGGGGCTGGCAGGCTGACCTGATCCAGTTGCTCATTCATACTGCTGCCAGAGTTAGTGAAATCACCAGTCTAACATGGGATGACATTGATCTTCGAACCGGGATTATAACTCTCTGGACCAGCAAGCGCAGAGGTGGCAATCGGGAGCCGCGTCGGCAGGCCATGACCGAAACCGCCAGAGCTGTTCTGCAAAAAAGGTTTGACGATCCCAACCGGCATTCAGAGCATGTGTTTTACAATCCAAGAACTGGGGGCAAGCTGGAGCGACATGCCCGGGAGCTGAAAAATATGTTCAAGGATCTGTGCAAGGCTGCCCAGGTGCGCCACTTTACTGCCCACAGCTTGCGTCATTATATGGCGTCTGCACTCCAGAACCAGAAATACGATCTCAGGTCCATCCAGATCCTGCTTGGCCACCAGAATTTGAAAACCACTCAGATTTATCTGCATGAACTGGCAGTTGACCAGGCCGTGGCTGGCCAGGTTGAGTCCATTTCAGAACAGATTTCCAACTCAATCGCCAATAAAATCGCCAATAGCCCTAATCTTCGCCAATAA
- a CDS encoding phosphoribosylaminoimidazolesuccinocarboxamide synthase yields the protein MKVVAQTSIKEYPLLSRGKVRDIYEIDPSTLLIVTTDRMSAFDVVMNEPIPFKGAVLNQITLFWMEMFQDIVENHLITPDVDEFPKDLEPYREELEGRSVLVKKAKPLPIECIVRGYITGSGWKDYRNTGKVCGYDLPEDLVESQKLQQPLFTPSTKADVGDHDENITLNEARLRIGDTLAGKVEELSMAIYAKGRDYAAQKGIIVADTKFEFGEINGRLVLIDEVLTPDSSRFWPADRYEPGKSQPSFDKQYLRDWLETTGWDKKAPAPALPREIIEETGNKYLLAYRLLTGKNLV from the coding sequence ATGAAAGTAGTGGCCCAAACCAGCATCAAGGAATATCCCCTTTTATCCAGAGGCAAGGTAAGGGATATCTATGAAATAGATCCGTCCACCCTGCTCATTGTGACCACTGACCGGATGAGCGCCTTTGACGTGGTCATGAATGAACCTATTCCATTCAAAGGAGCAGTCCTGAACCAGATCACCCTGTTCTGGATGGAAATGTTCCAGGACATCGTTGAGAACCATTTGATAACCCCTGATGTAGATGAGTTTCCCAAGGATCTCGAACCCTACAGGGAAGAGCTGGAAGGGAGGTCAGTCCTGGTCAAGAAGGCCAAACCCCTGCCCATTGAATGCATTGTCCGTGGCTATATCACAGGATCTGGATGGAAGGACTACAGAAATACCGGCAAAGTCTGCGGATATGACCTGCCCGAGGACCTTGTGGAATCCCAGAAACTGCAGCAGCCTTTGTTCACCCCTTCCACCAAGGCCGATGTCGGGGACCATGATGAAAACATCACCCTGAACGAGGCCAGGCTCCGAATCGGCGACACCCTGGCTGGAAAAGTGGAAGAACTGTCCATGGCAATCTACGCCAAAGGCAGGGACTACGCAGCCCAAAAAGGAATCATTGTGGCTGACACTAAATTTGAGTTCGGGGAAATCAATGGCAGGCTGGTACTCATAGATGAAGTCCTGACTCCGGACTCCTCCAGGTTCTGGCCTGCGGACAGATATGAGCCTGGAAAGAGTCAGCCCAGCTTTGACAAACAGTATCTGCGGGACTGGCTGGAGACCACTGGCTGGGATAAAAAGGCCCCAGCACCAGCCCTGCCCCGGGAGATCATCGAAGAAACAGGCAACAAGTATCTTTTGGCCTACAGGCTGCTAACCGGCAAGAACCTGGTATAA
- a CDS encoding enoyl-ACP reductase FabI, giving the protein MLLENKKALIFGLANNKSIAYGIAENFKKNGASLAFSYVGEPLKKRVEPISQELGGDFIFDCDVTSDDQIKSAARLVREKWGQVDVLVHSVAFANRDDLQGRFIDTTREGFKLALDVSAYSLTALCQAFEPLLSKNASVMTMTYYGSQKVITNYNVMGVAKAALEASTRYLAADLGMNGVRVNAISAGPIKTLAASGISGFKTILSTIEEKAPLRRNVDQNDVGKAALYLASDLSSGTTGEVLYVDSGYNVLGI; this is encoded by the coding sequence ATGCTTCTTGAGAATAAAAAAGCCCTGATTTTCGGACTGGCTAACAACAAAAGCATTGCCTACGGCATTGCAGAAAACTTCAAAAAAAATGGAGCATCTCTGGCTTTCAGTTATGTAGGTGAACCACTCAAAAAAAGGGTTGAGCCCATCAGTCAGGAACTGGGCGGAGATTTCATCTTTGACTGCGACGTCACCAGTGATGACCAGATAAAGTCAGCAGCCCGGCTGGTCAGGGAAAAATGGGGCCAGGTGGACGTTCTGGTCCACTCTGTGGCCTTTGCCAACCGCGATGACCTCCAGGGAAGGTTCATTGACACTACCAGGGAAGGCTTTAAACTGGCTCTGGACGTGTCTGCCTACTCCCTGACTGCTCTATGCCAGGCCTTTGAGCCTCTGCTTTCCAAGAATGCTTCGGTTATGACCATGACCTATTATGGCTCCCAGAAAGTCATTACCAATTATAATGTAATGGGTGTGGCCAAAGCCGCCCTGGAAGCATCCACCCGTTATCTGGCTGCTGACCTGGGAATGAATGGAGTCAGGGTCAATGCCATCAGTGCCGGTCCCATCAAGACCCTGGCTGCATCGGGCATCAGTGGATTCAAAACCATCTTGTCGACCATTGAAGAAAAAGCACCCCTAAGACGGAATGTGGACCAGAACGATGTGGGCAAAGCAGCCTTGTACCTGGCCTCTGATTTGTCCTCCGGAACCACGGGTGAGGTTCTTTACGTGGATTCCGGATACAATGTACTGGGAATCTAG
- a CDS encoding DNA cytosine methyltransferase, whose product MKNQQPPFLLSVYDYTGNWAKPYVEAGWRVLLWDYKFEGCILESFGRLMSLVEEENNGHIDGLLSAPPCTAFASSGARWWPDKDRHVSGLHPFDSFTEYMIALALMVLVMVEAFKPKFWALENPVGRIEKLVPELRFYRRLIFDPCDYGDPYTKRTVLWGKFNPNLKKNPIKPLHGSLMHRLPPSPDRTTMRSVTPPGFAQAFYRANNLSGRPTVRTTMKSINMLEAV is encoded by the coding sequence ATGAAAAATCAGCAGCCCCCGTTTCTTCTGTCTGTCTATGACTACACCGGCAACTGGGCAAAGCCATATGTCGAAGCTGGATGGCGTGTTCTTTTGTGGGATTACAAGTTTGAAGGCTGTATTCTGGAGAGCTTCGGCAGGCTGATGTCGTTGGTTGAAGAAGAAAACAATGGGCATATTGACGGATTGCTCTCTGCTCCCCCATGCACAGCCTTTGCAAGTTCAGGGGCCAGATGGTGGCCTGACAAAGACAGGCATGTAAGTGGGTTGCACCCCTTTGATTCATTTACAGAGTACATGATCGCTCTTGCTTTGATGGTTCTGGTGATGGTTGAAGCATTTAAGCCAAAATTCTGGGCATTGGAAAATCCTGTGGGACGAATTGAAAAGCTTGTGCCTGAGCTCAGATTTTATCGCCGCCTGATTTTTGATCCGTGTGATTATGGGGACCCGTACACAAAGCGGACTGTTCTCTGGGGAAAGTTTAATCCAAATTTAAAGAAAAACCCGATCAAACCGCTCCATGGATCATTGATGCACAGGCTGCCTCCAAGTCCTGATCGTACAACCATGCGCAGCGTGACGCCTCCGGGATTTGCGCAAGCATTTTACCGAGCAAACAACCTAAGCGGCCGGCCCACCGTCAGGACGACCATGAAGTCAATCAACATGCTGGAGGCCGTGTGA